A window of Acidobacteriota bacterium contains these coding sequences:
- a CDS encoding DUF420 domain-containing protein, protein MQIDYSIFPPLDATLNGTTAILLTIGHNFIKRGVVARHRATMIAAFVTSSVFFGCYLYYHFHVGSVHFRGRGWSRPLYFSILISHTVLAALVVPMIFITLIFALTNRFDRHRRLARWTYPIWMYVSVTGVIVYLMLYKLFV, encoded by the coding sequence TTGCAGATCGACTACAGCATCTTCCCGCCACTCGATGCCACGCTGAACGGCACCACCGCAATCTTGCTCACCATCGGACACAACTTCATCAAGCGCGGCGTCGTGGCCAGGCATCGCGCAACCATGATCGCTGCCTTCGTGACCTCTTCCGTTTTTTTCGGCTGTTACCTCTACTATCACTTTCATGTGGGGTCGGTGCACTTCCGAGGCAGAGGATGGTCGCGTCCGCTGTACTTTTCCATCCTGATTTCGCACACTGTGCTCGCGGCACTGGTAGTACCAATGATTTTCATCACACTCATCTTCGCACTGACCAACAGATTTGACCGTCACCGTCGACTCGCGCGTTGGACATATCCCATTTGGATGTATGTGTCAGTCACCGGCGTGATTGTCTACCTGATGCTCTACAAGCTATTCGTCTGA
- a CDS encoding multidrug ABC transporter permease, producing MSQTATTFPLLTRSQKSNLLLPIVSLWRREIVRFYRQKSRVVGVILSPLVFWLVIGSGFGTSYRSGAGDQHYLQYFFPGALLMIVLFTSIFTMMSVIEDRDRGFLSSVLVAPVSRSVIVLGKVLGGTTLSAVQGLIFLIFAPALGVHIGVSDFLLVVLSVFSMAFALTALGFALAWRMESAQAFHAIVNLLLIPLWLLSGALFPVNGASGWIRWIMRLNPLTYGLDVLRTALFPATAAMNQFSLGTSLLILAIFTVAIFCAAFVMVNRRTTQPAA from the coding sequence ATGTCGCAAACCGCCACAACATTTCCGCTCCTGACGAGAAGCCAGAAGTCGAACCTCTTGCTGCCTATCGTTTCTCTTTGGCGACGTGAGATCGTCCGCTTCTATCGCCAAAAGAGCCGAGTCGTTGGAGTAATTCTCTCTCCACTGGTCTTCTGGCTAGTGATTGGATCAGGGTTTGGTACGTCTTATCGATCGGGAGCGGGCGATCAACATTACCTGCAATACTTCTTCCCCGGCGCCCTGCTCATGATCGTGCTGTTTACTTCCATCTTCACCATGATGTCGGTGATCGAAGACCGCGATCGAGGATTTCTCTCGTCCGTCCTCGTAGCTCCCGTAAGCCGCTCAGTTATTGTTCTGGGCAAAGTTCTGGGAGGCACGACTCTCTCTGCGGTTCAGGGATTGATCTTTCTAATCTTTGCGCCGGCGCTTGGCGTGCACATCGGAGTGTCTGATTTCCTCCTGGTGGTTCTCTCAGTGTTTTCGATGGCATTCGCGCTCACCGCGTTGGGATTCGCGCTGGCCTGGCGAATGGAATCGGCGCAGGCTTTTCACGCAATCGTCAATTTATTGCTGATTCCGTTGTGGCTGCTCTCAGGCGCGCTCTTCCCCGTAAACGGAGCCTCTGGATGGATTCGCTGGATAATGCGATTAAATCCCCTGACCTACGGACTCGACGTGCTACGCACAGCCCTCTTCCCCGCTACTGCTGCGATGAACCAGTTCTCGCTGGGAACTTCCCTTCTGATTCTGGCGATATTTACCGTCGCAATCTTCTGCGCAGCGTTCGTGATGGTAAACCGCAGAACAACCCAACCTGCGGCCTGA
- a CDS encoding ABC transporter ATP-binding protein, with the protein MKSSPNSALLSAYEETQIIASPAIQVESLGHHYGSRVALDDISLEVRQAEIFGLLGPNGSGKTTLFRILTTLMVPSSGRTRIAGFDPVIQPNEVRRRIGVVAQAQSVDVKLTAAENLMHQGHLYGLSGAQLKRRISEMLERVGLPERAKDLVETLSGGMQRRAELAKGLMHRPSVLLLDEPTTGLDPGARRDLWLYLDSLREREGVTILVTTHLMEEAERCNRLAILNQGRLVGLGTPAELKSEIGGDVIQFEAEDPERLAERILHRFGIACSIQENTVRLERVQGHRFAADVMEAFPGEIRSINVSRPTLEDVFVKRTGHRFWTEPSAVADGLSIRNR; encoded by the coding sequence ATGAAGAGCAGTCCCAATTCGGCCTTGCTTTCTGCGTACGAGGAGACTCAGATCATTGCCAGTCCCGCGATTCAAGTTGAATCGCTTGGCCATCATTATGGAAGCCGTGTCGCCCTGGACGATATCTCGCTCGAGGTTCGGCAAGCAGAGATCTTCGGCCTGCTCGGCCCGAATGGCAGCGGCAAGACAACGCTCTTCCGCATCCTGACAACGCTTATGGTTCCGAGCAGTGGGCGCACACGAATTGCCGGCTTCGATCCCGTGATTCAGCCCAATGAAGTGCGTCGCAGAATCGGTGTGGTAGCGCAAGCGCAGAGCGTAGATGTGAAGCTCACTGCCGCCGAGAATCTGATGCACCAGGGCCATCTGTACGGACTGAGCGGAGCGCAGCTCAAGCGTCGAATCAGCGAGATGCTGGAGCGTGTCGGACTGCCTGAGCGAGCGAAGGATCTAGTAGAAACTCTCTCCGGAGGTATGCAGCGGCGCGCCGAACTAGCCAAAGGGCTGATGCATCGGCCATCGGTTCTGCTCCTCGACGAACCCACAACGGGACTCGATCCAGGTGCGCGTCGCGATTTGTGGTTGTACTTGGACAGCCTGCGGGAACGAGAAGGTGTAACCATTCTTGTGACCACTCACCTGATGGAGGAGGCGGAGCGCTGCAACCGCCTCGCCATTCTCAATCAGGGCAGACTCGTTGGACTGGGAACTCCCGCAGAATTGAAGTCTGAGATCGGCGGCGATGTGATTCAGTTCGAAGCAGAAGATCCGGAAAGGCTGGCTGAGCGGATCCTGCATCGATTTGGCATCGCATGCTCAATTCAGGAAAACACAGTTCGCCTGGAACGAGTCCAGGGACATCGCTTCGCCGCTGATGTAATGGAAGCCTTTCCGGGAGAGATTCGTTCGATCAACGTGAGTCGACCCACGTTAGAAGACGTGTTCGTAAAACGGACTGGGCACCGCTTCTGGACAGAACCGTCCGCGGTAGCGGACGGGTTGAGCATCCGGAACAGATAA
- the cyoE gene encoding protoheme IX farnesyltransferase: protein MSAVIQAVPPPTELRPAPLRPRKYSRLGDYAILLKMRVTSLVVMTAWTGYFLGAQRAQTPAFSWKFLCAMLGIGLVSGGAAAMNQVIEREIDGRMQRTRRRPIPGQRIGVVEATAVGMVCILAGAAYLAITTNVLTGILSVLTAAAYVGVYTPLKMRSPICTTIGALPGAMPPLLGWTAARGRVEWEALVLFAILFLWQFPHFHAIAWLYREDYRRAGIRMLPVVEEDGRSTVREVLAYSMMLVPVSLFPGYLHMVTRTYIVGALIFGIAFLVFSIRFARVLSGLPSGESGKLARGLLRASVLYLPALFALMMINSRVAR from the coding sequence ATGAGCGCCGTTATCCAAGCAGTTCCACCACCCACAGAACTGAGACCGGCGCCTCTTCGTCCGCGCAAGTATTCACGCCTTGGCGATTACGCGATCCTCTTGAAAATGCGAGTGACGTCGCTAGTGGTAATGACTGCATGGACCGGTTATTTTCTCGGCGCTCAACGGGCTCAAACCCCTGCGTTTTCCTGGAAGTTCCTATGCGCCATGCTCGGAATCGGACTAGTCTCTGGTGGCGCCGCGGCCATGAATCAGGTAATCGAGCGCGAAATTGACGGGCGCATGCAGCGAACGCGACGCCGCCCCATTCCGGGACAACGCATAGGCGTCGTTGAGGCGACCGCAGTAGGCATGGTCTGCATTCTTGCTGGCGCAGCTTATCTCGCCATTACTACCAATGTTCTAACTGGAATTCTCAGTGTGCTCACCGCCGCCGCGTACGTTGGCGTATATACCCCGTTAAAGATGCGCTCGCCGATCTGCACGACGATCGGAGCCCTGCCGGGAGCGATGCCTCCACTTCTCGGTTGGACGGCAGCCCGTGGACGCGTCGAGTGGGAAGCGCTCGTGCTGTTCGCAATCTTGTTCCTCTGGCAATTTCCGCACTTCCACGCAATCGCCTGGCTCTATCGTGAAGACTACCGTCGAGCCGGAATCCGCATGCTGCCGGTCGTTGAAGAAGATGGACGCTCCACCGTGCGCGAGGTTCTCGCTTATTCGATGATGCTGGTACCGGTAAGCCTCTTCCCCGGTTATCTGCACATGGTCACAAGAACTTATATTGTCGGTGCACTCATTTTTGGTATCGCATTCCTGGTATTTTCTATCCGCTTTGCGCGTGTTCTCTCAGGTTTGCCGTCCGGTGAATCGGGCAAGCTCGCTCGCGGGCTCCTCCGTGCTAGCGTGCTCTACCTCCCCGCCCTGTTCGCGCTCATGATGATCAACTCCCGGGTTGCGCGATGA